In one Hemitrygon akajei chromosome 3, sHemAka1.3, whole genome shotgun sequence genomic region, the following are encoded:
- the LOC140724823 gene encoding sterile alpha motif domain-containing protein 15-like isoform X1 has product MAKAWASCGGECRCGCHPLEVPLSQDWQERHVAHWIEKVGFPQYMDCFISNRISGRKLIFVNCSTLPNIGITDFEHMKVISHEIRKLLDIEEPAWNRSISHRRRDPMGLFLERKAPTGPKADALTLEEFLKELDA; this is encoded by the exons ATGGCGAAGGCCTGGGCTTCTTGCGGCGGGGAATGTCGCTGCGGTTGTCACCCGCTGGAGGTGCCGCTCAGCCAGGACTGGCAGGAGAGGCATGTGGCCCACTGGATCGAGAAGGTCGGCTTCCCACAGTACATG GATTGTTTCATTTCAAACAGAATCTCAGGCAGGAAACTCATTTTTGTCAACTGCTCTACTCTACCCAATATAGGAATTACAGATTTTGAACACATGAAG GTGATTTCCCACGAGATTCGCAAGCTACTTGATATTGAAGAGCCTGCCTGGAATCGCAGCATTTCGCACCGTCGCAGGGATCCCATGGGCTTGTTTCTGGAGCGCAAGGCTCCAACAGGACCCAAGGCTGATGCGCTAACATTGGAAGAATTCTTGAAAGAGCTGGATGCCTGA